The stretch of DNA CGCGGGGACGAGCATGCCAGAGCCGTGGCGGCGTTGTCACATCTTGATCGTAGTACTGCTCCAGCTCAGCGGACAGCTCAATGTGACAGCCTTCCGGATCGGCGAAGCGCAGGAAGAGATCATGGCCAGCGCCGTGACGCCCAGGGCCCCAGAGGACGGGCGCCTCCTGGCGGCTGAGGTAATCGGCCCAGGCCAGCAGATCGAGGCCGCTGTCGATACGGAAGCCGATATGATCAACATCGGGGCGCCCCTGGATCAGTACCAGGGTATGGTGATCGGTATTGCAGCGCAGCCAGGCCCACTCGCGCAACAACCAGTCTGAGATATCGAAGCCCAGGGCCTCGGTATAAAACTCGACCATTGTCTCCAGATGTGGCGTCTGGAGGGCCAGATGCTGGAGAGCAAGGGGACGCAGGCGCGCCTGCCGTCTCCCGCTAGCGGCGGCGTACTGGGTGAAAGCCTCATCGGAGGCCACCGAGATCTCAATACGGTTGCCATCGGGATCGCGGAACCAGAGCGTATCGCCGCGCTCGCTCTCGCCGTCGCGCGGCTCGAAAGCCAGCTCTACACCGAGCATATTCAGGCGAGCGGCCAGAGCCGCCAGCTCTGCCTCCGTATCCACCTCGAAGGTCATATGATGCAGTCGGCTTTGAGGCAGCATAAAGCGACTATCTGCCTTGCCGGGGCGAGAATCACGAGTATCGGCAAAGAGGGCCAGGCAGTGATGTTCATCGCCCAAAGCGAGGAACGCGCTGGCCGCCTCCACCTCCATCTCCTGCCCCACGGTCCGAACCTCACTTGAGCGCAGATCGAGGCCCACCACCTGGCGATAGAAGCGGGCCTGGGTTGCCACATCGCTGGACCAGAGGCCC from Thermogemmatispora onikobensis encodes:
- a CDS encoding VOC family protein, with translation GLWSSDVATQARFYRQVVGLDLRSSEVRTVGQEMEVEAASAFLALGDEHHCLALFADTRDSRPGKADSRFMLPQSRLHHMTFEVDTEAELAALAARLNMLGVELAFEPRDGESERGDTLWFRDPDGNRIEISVASDEAFTQYAAASGRRQARLRPLALQHLALQTPHLETMVEFYTEALGFDISDWLLREWAWLRCNTDHHTLVLIQGRPDVDHIGFRIDSGLDLLAWADYLSRQEAPVLWGPGRHGAGHDLFLRFADPEGCHIELSAELEQYYDQDVTTPPRLWHARPRALNLWGTLPPWIKEEVSV